One Pseudomonas tolaasii NCPPB 2192 genomic window carries:
- the sctL gene encoding type III secretion system stator protein SctL encodes MLCRRKLELHTSPSSVPHTLIPRQMLEDSNQASSLLERAKAQAEEHLHQAEQQREALLEEASVAFWRRAEAQLDRWERERQSMSHALEQYATTVTNNVIRYLLGEVPDQQRLTVMLKQLLASQLPPVEATLLCHPDELNALESLLAPPHATLWMLRSDDTIRPQTLVLKTDEGDFRIDWASMFSLLLTQQKHAVPDAPSAPDVYEWQPPRNR; translated from the coding sequence ATGTTATGCCGTCGAAAACTTGAATTACACACCTCGCCATCCTCGGTGCCACACACGCTCATTCCGCGCCAGATGCTCGAAGACAGCAACCAGGCCAGCTCATTATTGGAGCGCGCAAAAGCCCAGGCCGAGGAGCACTTGCATCAGGCCGAACAGCAGCGTGAAGCCCTGCTTGAAGAGGCGAGCGTGGCGTTCTGGCGACGCGCCGAGGCTCAACTCGACCGCTGGGAGCGTGAGCGCCAGTCGATGAGCCACGCGCTGGAACAGTACGCGACCACCGTCACGAATAATGTGATCCGTTATCTGCTCGGCGAGGTACCCGACCAGCAACGGTTGACGGTCATGCTTAAACAACTGTTGGCGAGCCAGTTGCCCCCTGTTGAAGCGACCCTGCTCTGCCATCCCGATGAGTTGAACGCCCTGGAGTCACTCCTTGCGCCTCCCCACGCCACCCTGTGGATGCTTCGCTCCGACGACACGATCCGTCCACAGACCCTGGTGCTCAAAACCGATGAAGGCGATTTCCGTATCGACTGGGCTTCAATGTTCAGCTTATTGCTGACGCAACAAAAACATGCCGTACCCGATGCCCCATCCGCCCCGGATGTTTATGAGTGGCAACCGCCCAGGAACCGTTGA
- the sctC gene encoding type III secretion system outer membrane ring subunit SctC, with protein sequence MYNENHRQTRLRAGSPADIHRRAGWRSLLALPWLLLPWGATQAAIPSEWKNTAYAYEAQYKPLREVLEDFAQTFGIQLQVEGLLEGVVNGKIRANTPQSMLDRLGVEHRFQWYLYNNTLYISTLDQQESARLEVSPETLSDLKQALTDIGLLDSRFGWGELPEDGVVLISGPKRYIEQIKQFSSQRRTPDEKQNVLTFPLKFANAADRVVDYRGEKLTIPGIASMLRGLLEPRSASEPSSASRSSAAQSQTTLATPNLPRLGNPLLDQITGASAASGQLATGATLTPRAPVGTSRIRVEADVRNNAILIYDLPERQTMYRELITQLDVARKLVEIDAIILDIERTQLNEFGVTWGFQNSRFRGASVAPGATSQLLIANRDGFIAAVRALEARGLATLVSNPSVLTLENQPAVIDFNRTRYLEAGTENATILPVTVGTSFQVVPRVITSRGSHQINLVVDIEDGNFDDATPSFRDLDVRRGKVSTQAVMAEKRSLVVGGFHVTNNTDKRTKVPLLGDIPLLGKALFSSAERQNSRRERLFIITPRVIGDQADPSRYLPQEDQAELQAALKPLARRLAPHSPEIKRSDITGTLARLVSGQVPDGFKAGPMPLALNTLCTTRDVLALNTERSQWYEGSQFNVAVVVLRNTIKRNVRIDEKECSNSQTLAVSVWPRAWLKPGEEAEVFIAMRPVVKDEHIGVTRPSLITPLKKTTP encoded by the coding sequence ATGTATAACGAAAACCACAGGCAGACTCGCTTGCGCGCGGGCTCGCCTGCTGACATCCACCGCCGAGCGGGTTGGCGATCCCTGCTGGCGCTGCCGTGGTTATTGCTGCCATGGGGGGCCACACAGGCGGCGATTCCATCGGAATGGAAAAATACCGCTTACGCCTATGAAGCCCAGTACAAGCCGCTGCGAGAAGTCCTGGAAGATTTCGCCCAGACCTTTGGCATTCAGCTTCAGGTCGAAGGCCTGCTGGAAGGCGTCGTGAATGGCAAGATACGCGCCAACACCCCGCAATCAATGCTCGACAGGCTTGGCGTAGAGCACCGCTTCCAGTGGTATCTGTACAACAACACGCTGTATATCAGCACCCTGGATCAGCAGGAGTCGGCACGCCTGGAGGTCTCCCCCGAGACCCTCTCCGACCTCAAGCAGGCCCTGACTGATATCGGCCTGCTCGACAGCCGTTTTGGTTGGGGCGAATTGCCTGAAGACGGCGTCGTGCTGATCTCAGGCCCCAAGCGCTATATCGAACAGATCAAGCAGTTCAGCAGCCAGCGTCGTACGCCGGATGAAAAGCAGAACGTATTGACCTTCCCGCTGAAATTCGCCAATGCGGCCGACCGCGTCGTGGATTACCGCGGCGAAAAGCTGACCATCCCCGGCATCGCCAGCATGCTGCGCGGTTTACTCGAACCCCGTAGCGCCTCCGAGCCCTCAAGCGCGAGCCGATCGTCCGCTGCGCAGTCACAAACCACCCTGGCCACGCCCAACCTGCCGCGGTTGGGCAACCCACTGCTGGACCAGATAACAGGGGCCTCGGCAGCCTCAGGGCAGTTGGCAACCGGCGCAACGCTGACCCCGCGCGCGCCAGTGGGCACCAGCCGAATCAGGGTCGAGGCCGATGTTCGCAATAACGCGATTCTGATTTACGACCTGCCCGAGCGCCAAACGATGTACCGCGAGTTGATTACTCAACTCGACGTGGCGCGAAAACTGGTAGAGATCGACGCCATCATTCTCGATATCGAACGCACGCAGTTGAACGAGTTCGGCGTCACCTGGGGGTTTCAAAACAGTCGGTTTCGCGGCGCCAGCGTCGCCCCCGGCGCCACATCCCAGTTGCTCATCGCCAACCGCGACGGTTTCATCGCAGCCGTACGCGCCCTGGAAGCCCGCGGCCTGGCGACGCTGGTCTCCAACCCGTCGGTGCTCACCCTTGAAAACCAGCCGGCCGTCATCGACTTCAACCGCACCCGGTATCTGGAAGCCGGCACAGAAAACGCGACCATCTTGCCTGTCACTGTGGGCACCAGCTTTCAAGTGGTGCCCAGGGTTATCACCAGCCGCGGCAGCCACCAGATCAACCTGGTGGTAGACATTGAGGACGGTAATTTTGACGACGCCACGCCCTCATTCCGCGACCTGGATGTGCGCCGGGGCAAGGTCAGCACCCAAGCGGTCATGGCGGAAAAACGCTCACTGGTCGTCGGTGGGTTCCACGTCACCAACAACACCGACAAGCGAACCAAGGTGCCGCTGCTGGGGGACATTCCACTGCTGGGCAAGGCGCTGTTCTCCTCGGCTGAACGGCAGAACAGCCGGCGCGAACGGTTGTTCATCATTACGCCGCGCGTTATCGGTGATCAGGCCGACCCTTCACGCTATTTGCCCCAGGAGGACCAGGCTGAATTGCAGGCGGCCCTCAAACCCCTGGCACGTCGCCTGGCCCCTCACTCGCCGGAAATCAAACGCAGCGACATCACCGGCACGCTGGCACGTCTTGTCAGTGGGCAAGTACCTGATGGCTTCAAGGCCGGGCCGATGCCCCTGGCGTTAAACACCCTGTGCACCACACGCGACGTGCTGGCACTCAACACCGAACGCAGCCAATGGTATGAAGGCTCACAGTTCAACGTGGCGGTCGTGGTGCTGCGCAACACGATCAAACGCAATGTTCGCATCGATGAAAAAGAGTGCAGCAACTCGCAGACCCTGGCGGTCAGCGTGTGGCCACGCGCCTGGCTCAAACCCGGGGAAGAGGCGGAAGTATTCATCGCCATGCGCCCCGTCGTGAAAGATGAACACATCGGCGTGACGCGCCCGTCTCTCATCACTCCCCTCAAGAAGACCACCCCATGA
- the sctJ gene encoding type III secretion system inner membrane ring lipoprotein SctJ gives MTRPLLSAFLLTLVCLLTGCSDSVELHRQLSEQEANEIIAELADKHIRAQKVPAKDGVIVRVDAADIGGAVRVLDAVGLPKPKRATMGDTFRKEGVISTPLEERARYIYALSQELEATLSKIDGVIVARVHVVLPERIAPGEPVQPASASVFIKHDPRLEPDNIRGRVRRMVASSIPGMATAVDNSQKLTVVFVPATALQEQRPLTHFGPFLMPENQFVYWRNAMVVLLLALIAGAVAFAVFWQKRKQRRSHAGLSAEPAVPLSPSVRPSPHE, from the coding sequence ATGACTCGTCCCTTGCTCAGCGCCTTCCTCTTGACGTTGGTTTGTTTGCTGACCGGCTGCAGCGACAGTGTCGAGCTTCATCGCCAACTCTCGGAGCAAGAAGCCAATGAAATCATCGCAGAACTGGCGGACAAGCATATCCGTGCGCAAAAAGTACCAGCCAAGGATGGCGTGATTGTTCGTGTGGACGCCGCCGATATCGGCGGTGCTGTACGTGTGCTGGATGCAGTAGGGCTTCCCAAACCCAAACGCGCCACCATGGGCGATACCTTCCGCAAGGAAGGCGTCATTTCCACGCCTCTCGAAGAACGAGCCCGTTACATTTATGCGCTGTCTCAGGAACTTGAGGCCACCCTGTCCAAAATAGACGGCGTCATCGTCGCCCGAGTGCATGTGGTGCTACCCGAGCGCATAGCGCCCGGCGAACCTGTACAGCCTGCATCCGCATCTGTCTTCATCAAGCACGACCCGCGCCTTGAGCCCGACAACATTCGTGGCCGGGTACGCAGAATGGTGGCCAGCAGTATTCCGGGGATGGCCACGGCGGTAGACAACTCACAAAAACTGACGGTGGTATTTGTCCCTGCAACTGCGCTTCAGGAACAACGCCCCCTGACCCACTTCGGGCCGTTCCTGATGCCCGAGAACCAGTTCGTTTATTGGCGTAACGCCATGGTGGTGTTGCTGCTCGCGTTGATCGCGGGGGCAGTTGCCTTCGCAGTGTTCTGGCAAAAGCGCAAACAGCGACGTTCACACGCTGGGCTCAGTGCAGAACCCGCCGTTCCCTTATCGCCGTCCGTTCGCCCTTCGCCGCATGAATGA
- a CDS encoding sigma-54-dependent Fis family transcriptional regulator, with translation MSAAYPQESDSDVPLIEDREIENTLNATAALNVDILLLGETGTGKDTLAQRIHRMSGRRGNFVAVNCAAIPESLAESQLFGVNSGAYTGAVQSRAGVIETAHLGTLYLDEIDSMPLSLQAKLLRVLEARGVERLGSTRFIAVDMRVIASAQQSLHEMVEQGTFRRDLYFRLSVVNIGLPALRNRRERITPMFLSMVRQEADYFKCPAPQPSSALLQELLCHPWQGNVRELRSTAKRFVLGLTPLPKQAPLLTQEDKGLKERLQQIEKSLIEDSLHRHDYSVDAVSLELGVAKRTLYYRMKQLAIPLASSHGAKLQE, from the coding sequence ATGTCGGCCGCCTACCCGCAGGAAAGTGATTCCGATGTCCCGCTGATTGAAGACAGGGAAATCGAAAACACACTCAACGCCACAGCAGCACTCAATGTCGACATTCTGCTCCTGGGGGAAACGGGTACCGGCAAGGACACCTTGGCGCAACGAATCCATCGCATGTCCGGTCGGCGGGGCAACTTCGTGGCGGTCAATTGTGCCGCCATCCCGGAAAGCCTCGCAGAGAGTCAGCTCTTCGGCGTCAACAGCGGCGCCTATACCGGTGCGGTGCAGTCCCGGGCAGGCGTTATTGAAACGGCTCACCTTGGCACGTTGTACCTGGATGAAATCGACAGCATGCCGCTCTCACTGCAAGCCAAGCTATTGCGAGTACTGGAAGCCCGGGGTGTGGAGCGCCTGGGGTCGACCCGCTTCATTGCGGTGGATATGCGCGTCATCGCGTCCGCCCAGCAGTCCTTGCATGAAATGGTCGAGCAAGGCACCTTCCGGCGTGATCTGTACTTTCGCCTGAGCGTCGTGAATATCGGATTACCCGCCCTGCGCAACAGGCGTGAGCGCATCACACCGATGTTCTTGAGCATGGTTCGCCAGGAAGCGGATTACTTCAAGTGCCCTGCTCCACAACCCTCCAGCGCCCTGCTGCAGGAGTTGCTGTGCCACCCCTGGCAGGGCAACGTGCGCGAGCTGCGCTCTACCGCCAAACGCTTTGTATTGGGCTTGACCCCTCTTCCAAAACAAGCGCCCCTGCTGACACAGGAAGACAAAGGCCTGAAGGAGCGCCTGCAACAAATAGAAAAGTCATTAATTGAAGACTCGCTGCACCGTCACGACTATAGCGTGGACGCGGTCAGCCTGGAATTGGGCGTTGCCAAACGCACGCTTTATTATCGAATGAAACAGTTGGCGATACCCCTTGCTTCATCTCACGGCGCAAAGTTACAAGAGTAA